From the Thermococcus sp. 18S1 genome, one window contains:
- a CDS encoding KH domain-containing protein, which translates to MKDRLEKMLNVKILEIEELEDKIVVYVPEDQVRIAVGSGGAAVKAAELVIGKKIEVKGK; encoded by the coding sequence ATGAAGGACAGACTCGAGAAGATGCTCAACGTCAAGATTCTTGAAATTGAGGAGCTTGAAGACAAGATAGTCGTTTACGTTCCGGAGGACCAGGTGAGGATAGCGGTGGGAAGCGGCGGTGCGGCCGTTAAAGCCGCCGAGCTTGTAATCGGCAAGAAGATTGAAGTGAAGGGCAAGTGA
- the hypA gene encoding hydrogenase nickel incorporation protein HypA, which yields MHEWALADGIVRTALDYAEKEGASKLLAVQVVLGELQDVNAEIVEFAMKELLKGTIGEGAEIKFIEEEAVFKCRDCGHEWKLKDVKGNFDERIKEDIHFIPEVVHAFLACPKCGSRDFEVVQGRGVYISGIKIEKEGEA from the coding sequence ATGCACGAGTGGGCCCTGGCTGATGGGATAGTTAGAACAGCCTTAGATTACGCAGAGAAGGAAGGTGCATCAAAGCTCCTCGCCGTTCAGGTCGTTCTCGGCGAACTCCAGGACGTCAACGCCGAGATAGTCGAGTTTGCGATGAAGGAACTCCTCAAAGGAACCATTGGAGAGGGCGCGGAGATAAAGTTCATCGAGGAAGAGGCGGTTTTTAAGTGCAGGGACTGCGGCCACGAGTGGAAGCTTAAAGATGTCAAAGGAAACTTCGACGAGCGCATAAAGGAGGACATACACTTCATCCCCGAGGTAGTTCACGCGTTTCTAGCCTGTCCAAAGTGCGGCAGCAGGGACTTCGAAGTCGTTCAGGGCAGGGGAGTCTACATAAGCGGCATAAAGATCGAGAAGGAGGGGGAGGCATGA
- a CDS encoding ribonuclease Z translates to MLEVIFLGTGGIMPTRERNVPAVALRYKGEIMLFDVGEGTMRQMNSAKLSPMKVEKIFITHFHGDHYLGLAALIQTMNLWDREKPLHIYGPKYTFEFVQHFLQSGFFRPGFDIHVHELGETRLKFGDYEIWSFKVEHGVPALGYVFREKDRRGKFLPEKLAEYGLSEGPILGKLEREGKIEWNGRIIRLEDVTGPRRKGLKVVYTGDTEPAERVRLFAERADLLIHEATYLTPADRGDSYHSTVEEACEIAKRAKVRLLALFHRAFRYTYDEYLSEASRICHDFGLEFIVPRDFDVLEFKSGEFRVRNLLEERG, encoded by the coding sequence ATGCTTGAAGTGATTTTCCTTGGCACCGGTGGCATAATGCCCACCAGGGAGAGAAACGTTCCGGCGGTAGCGCTTCGCTACAAGGGTGAGATTATGCTCTTCGACGTCGGAGAGGGCACGATGAGGCAGATGAACAGCGCAAAGCTCAGCCCGATGAAGGTGGAGAAGATTTTCATCACCCACTTCCACGGCGACCACTACCTCGGCCTGGCCGCCCTGATACAGACGATGAACCTCTGGGACAGGGAAAAGCCCCTTCACATCTACGGCCCCAAGTACACCTTCGAGTTTGTCCAACACTTTCTCCAGAGCGGCTTCTTCAGGCCGGGCTTCGATATACACGTCCACGAGCTGGGCGAGACGAGGCTGAAGTTCGGAGACTACGAAATCTGGAGCTTCAAGGTCGAGCACGGTGTTCCCGCCCTGGGGTACGTCTTTCGGGAGAAGGACAGGCGCGGAAAGTTTCTTCCCGAGAAGCTCGCCGAGTACGGGCTGAGCGAGGGGCCGATACTTGGAAAGCTCGAGCGGGAAGGTAAAATCGAGTGGAACGGTCGGATAATCCGCCTCGAGGATGTCACCGGGCCGAGGAGGAAGGGCCTCAAGGTCGTCTACACCGGCGACACCGAGCCCGCTGAAAGGGTGAGGCTCTTCGCGGAGAGGGCAGACCTCTTAATCCATGAGGCGACGTATCTAACTCCAGCGGACAGGGGCGATAGCTATCACTCAACGGTCGAGGAGGCCTGTGAGATCGCTAAGAGGGCCAAGGTCAGGCTTTTGGCGCTCTTCCACAGGGCCTTCCGCTACACCTACGACGAGTACCTGAGCGAAGCCTCGCGGATATGCCACGATTTTGGACTGGAGTTCATAGTCCCGAGGGATTTTGATGTCCTGGAATTCAAATCGGGCGAATTCAGAGTGAGAAACCTTCTGGAGGAGAGAGGATGA
- the aor gene encoding aldehyde ferredoxin oxidoreductase, producing MYGNWGKFLRVNLSTGEVKVEEYDEELAKKWLGSRGLAIYLLLKEMDPKVDPLNPENKLIITPGPLSGTSAPTGGRYNVVTKSPQTGFITMSNSGGYFGAELKFAGWDAIVIEGKAEKPVYIYIKDENVEIRDASHLWGKVVSETEEALRKEIGSKRLRITSIGPAGENLVKFAAIVNDGHRAAGRAGVGAVMGSKNLKAIAVEGSKRVPIADKQKFMLVVKEKVNKLRNDPVAGGGLPKYGTAVLVNIINSNGLYPVRNFQTGVFEYAEEQSGEGMTAKYLIRNQPCYACPIGCGRVNKLPSVGVTEGPEYESIWALGANLGINDLASIIEANHFCDEYGLDTISTGGTLATAMELWDKGLLKPEDVGEDAPPFRWGNTEVLHYYIEKIAYRKGFGDTLAEGGYRLAEKFGGVDYFMGVKKLELPAYDPRGAEGHGLGYATNNRGGCHIKNYMISPEILGYPYKMDPHDISDDKVNMLIVFQNLSAVIDAAGLCLFTTFGLGADDFRDLLNAALGWDFSTEEYLKIGERIWNAERIFNLKAGLDPERDDSLPKRFLEEPMPEGPNKGHVVRLKEMLPRYYALRGWTPDGKVSPEKAKELGIEEFL from the coding sequence ATGTATGGCAACTGGGGTAAGTTTCTACGTGTAAACCTCTCCACGGGAGAGGTTAAGGTTGAAGAGTACGACGAGGAATTAGCCAAAAAGTGGCTTGGCAGCAGGGGGCTGGCAATATACCTTCTTCTGAAAGAGATGGATCCGAAGGTGGACCCCCTGAACCCCGAGAACAAGCTGATAATTACACCCGGACCGCTGAGCGGAACCAGTGCCCCAACGGGTGGAAGGTACAACGTTGTTACCAAGAGTCCCCAGACCGGGTTCATAACGATGTCAAACTCCGGCGGTTACTTCGGTGCCGAGCTGAAGTTCGCTGGCTGGGATGCCATAGTCATTGAGGGCAAGGCTGAGAAGCCCGTGTACATCTATATCAAAGATGAGAACGTTGAGATCCGTGATGCAAGTCATCTCTGGGGTAAGGTTGTCAGCGAGACGGAGGAAGCGCTTAGAAAGGAAATCGGAAGTAAAAGACTCCGCATCACCAGCATAGGACCAGCGGGAGAGAATCTCGTCAAGTTCGCGGCCATCGTCAATGACGGCCACCGTGCCGCGGGAAGGGCAGGTGTTGGAGCCGTTATGGGAAGCAAGAACCTCAAGGCCATAGCGGTGGAGGGAAGCAAGAGGGTCCCCATTGCGGACAAACAGAAGTTTATGCTGGTCGTTAAGGAGAAGGTTAACAAGCTGAGGAACGACCCCGTTGCCGGCGGAGGCCTTCCAAAGTACGGAACCGCGGTTCTCGTTAACATCATAAACTCCAACGGCCTTTACCCTGTCCGCAACTTCCAGACCGGTGTCTTTGAATACGCAGAAGAGCAGAGCGGCGAGGGCATGACCGCCAAGTATCTGATCAGAAACCAGCCGTGCTATGCCTGTCCCATTGGATGTGGCAGGGTCAATAAGCTCCCAAGCGTTGGTGTTACGGAGGGGCCGGAGTACGAGAGCATCTGGGCCCTGGGAGCTAACCTGGGCATAAACGACCTGGCCAGCATAATCGAGGCCAACCACTTCTGTGATGAATACGGTCTCGATACAATCTCGACGGGTGGAACGCTGGCCACAGCCATGGAGCTCTGGGATAAGGGTCTTCTCAAGCCCGAGGATGTTGGGGAAGACGCGCCGCCCTTCAGATGGGGCAACACGGAGGTTCTTCACTACTACATCGAGAAGATCGCCTATAGAAAGGGCTTTGGAGACACTCTGGCGGAGGGAGGTTACCGTCTGGCCGAGAAGTTTGGCGGTGTTGATTACTTCATGGGCGTTAAGAAGCTCGAGCTCCCTGCTTATGACCCGAGAGGTGCAGAGGGGCACGGTCTCGGTTATGCCACCAACAACCGCGGCGGCTGTCACATAAAGAACTACATGATAAGCCCCGAGATACTCGGCTACCCGTACAAGATGGATCCGCACGATATAAGTGACGATAAAGTCAACATGCTGATAGTCTTCCAGAACCTCAGCGCGGTTATCGATGCCGCCGGCCTGTGTCTCTTCACAACCTTTGGCCTCGGTGCGGATGACTTCAGAGACCTCCTCAACGCAGCCCTTGGCTGGGACTTCTCGACGGAGGAATACCTCAAGATAGGCGAGCGCATATGGAACGCCGAGAGGATATTCAACCTCAAAGCCGGTCTCGATCCGGAGAGGGACGACAGCCTGCCGAAGCGCTTCCTTGAGGAGCCCATGCCAGAGGGTCCGAACAAGGGCCATGTCGTCAGGCTCAAGGAGATGCTGCCGCGCTACTATGCTCTCCGTGGCTGGACCCCGGACGGAAAGGTTTCACCGGAGAAAGCAAAGGAGCTTGGCATCGAGGAATTCCTGTGA
- a CDS encoding Mrp/NBP35 family ATP-binding protein — MISIDPRVKGIEGRLEKVKRIIPVVSGKGGVGKSLVSTTLALVLAEKGYKVGLLDLDFHGASDHVILGFEPKEFPEEEYGVIPPTVHGIKFMSIVYYSEDKPTPMRGMEVSDALIELLTITRWDELDYLIIDMPPGLGDQFLDVMRFLKKGEFIVVATPSKLAINVVGKLIEVLKERKYKILGIVENLKLNEEEDIKRLAEEFGTTYLAGIPLYPDLEAKIGNPKELLKTDFAEKIREVAEKI, encoded by the coding sequence ATGATAAGCATAGACCCGCGCGTCAAGGGCATAGAGGGCAGGCTTGAGAAGGTGAAGCGCATAATTCCCGTCGTCAGCGGGAAGGGCGGGGTTGGAAAGTCGCTCGTCTCCACAACCCTCGCCCTCGTTCTGGCGGAGAAAGGTTACAAGGTCGGCCTCCTTGACCTCGACTTCCACGGCGCGAGCGACCACGTTATCCTCGGCTTCGAGCCAAAGGAGTTCCCGGAGGAGGAGTACGGCGTAATCCCACCGACGGTTCACGGGATAAAGTTCATGAGCATCGTCTACTACTCCGAGGACAAGCCGACGCCCATGAGGGGTATGGAGGTCAGCGACGCCCTCATAGAGCTCCTCACGATAACCCGCTGGGATGAGCTTGACTACCTCATCATAGACATGCCGCCCGGCCTCGGCGACCAGTTCCTCGACGTCATGCGCTTCCTCAAGAAAGGTGAATTCATCGTGGTGGCAACACCGTCAAAGCTGGCCATTAACGTCGTAGGAAAACTCATCGAGGTTCTGAAGGAGAGGAAATACAAAATCCTCGGAATCGTCGAGAACCTCAAGCTGAACGAGGAGGAAGACATCAAGCGTCTCGCGGAGGAGTTCGGCACCACCTATCTGGCCGGTATCCCCCTCTACCCGGACCTGGAAGCAAAAATTGGAAACCCCAAAGAACTCCTGAAGACGGATTTCGCGGAGAAGATACGGGAAGTTGCGGAGAAGATTTAG
- a CDS encoding tungsten cofactor oxidoreductase radical SAM maturase, which yields MGIKLDKEYTFTLWGGKVIVRPKLDMKYLYIETTSRCNLKCEMCFKQYWEDSEGDMDWELFLKILDDAEEFPDLKLIYFGGIGEPSVHPRFMDMVREVKRRGFALGMSSNGTLLTDSMLREFAELGVELIYFSMDTVPTVQNAITLGHIAAAVTADKIKKLVKYREEAGTHRPSIGVEVVLTKENYRELPDLARYLKDLGVDALLVSNLLPMTEEQVDDIIYDGSVEIEPIVDELYKVAHEGLYVKIPYFELKTERQCDFDENNVAVIRWDGEVAPCYRFLHTYYEYIFGRKKKVNAYSFGNVREKSLAEIWTSERYTWFRFTMKNYMYPSCTDCPLQDSCDFVKTSDIDCWGNEPSCADCLWARRIVQCPIPQYMFGKFF from the coding sequence ATGGGGATAAAACTCGATAAGGAGTACACTTTCACCCTGTGGGGCGGAAAGGTCATAGTCAGGCCGAAGCTTGATATGAAGTATCTCTACATAGAGACCACAAGCCGATGCAACCTGAAGTGCGAGATGTGCTTTAAGCAGTACTGGGAGGACAGCGAGGGTGACATGGATTGGGAGCTTTTTCTCAAGATCCTCGATGATGCCGAGGAGTTCCCGGACCTTAAGCTGATCTATTTTGGTGGAATAGGTGAGCCTTCGGTTCATCCGCGTTTCATGGACATGGTGCGTGAGGTCAAGAGGCGTGGCTTTGCCCTCGGCATGAGCAGCAACGGAACACTCCTTACGGACAGCATGCTTCGGGAATTCGCCGAACTCGGCGTTGAGCTGATATACTTCTCCATGGACACCGTTCCAACGGTTCAGAATGCAATAACCCTGGGGCATATCGCGGCTGCGGTTACCGCGGACAAGATAAAAAAGCTCGTGAAATACCGGGAGGAGGCTGGAACCCACAGGCCTAGCATAGGCGTCGAGGTCGTCCTGACGAAGGAGAACTACAGGGAACTGCCGGATCTTGCGAGGTACCTTAAAGACCTTGGTGTCGATGCCCTGCTTGTTTCGAACCTCCTTCCAATGACCGAGGAGCAGGTCGATGACATCATATATGACGGGAGCGTTGAGATTGAACCTATAGTGGACGAACTCTACAAGGTCGCCCACGAGGGCCTCTATGTGAAGATACCCTACTTTGAGCTGAAGACCGAGCGGCAGTGTGATTTCGACGAGAACAACGTGGCCGTTATCAGGTGGGACGGGGAGGTTGCCCCCTGCTACCGCTTCCTTCACACCTACTATGAATACATCTTTGGCAGAAAGAAGAAGGTGAACGCGTACTCTTTTGGAAACGTCCGTGAGAAGAGCCTCGCCGAGATATGGACCAGCGAAAGATACACATGGTTCCGCTTCACAATGAAGAACTACATGTACCCCTCGTGTACTGACTGTCCCCTCCAGGACTCCTGTGACTTCGTGAAAACGAGCGACATCGACTGCTGGGGCAACGAGCCGAGCTGTGCCGACTGCCTTTGGGCCAGAAGGATCGTCCAGTGCCCTATCCCCCAGTACATGTTCGGAAAGTTCTTCTGA
- a CDS encoding TraB domain-containing protein, translated as MSYLRYVKLIGTMHVSPKSREEVIRTILDERPNAVAIELDRARFLAMNENREMTLEDALRFGRKGLINYALAKVEEKLGEEFGMKPGEEMKAAINAAQTLGVPLYLIDEDINVILSKISAAPGREKLLMALEALGIFLPVRLGEPSDPMAEYRVMMVQFKRRYPYLYRVLVEERNEVMARNLVSIVENLKLRGVKRPKVIAVVGLGHKPGIEHLLDRAKERRFLSPYWTAGVV; from the coding sequence ATGAGCTATCTTCGCTACGTTAAGCTCATAGGCACGATGCACGTTTCGCCGAAGAGCAGGGAGGAGGTCATCAGAACGATACTCGATGAGAGGCCCAACGCCGTTGCGATAGAGCTCGACAGGGCACGCTTCCTTGCTATGAACGAGAACAGGGAGATGACCCTCGAGGATGCCCTCCGCTTCGGCAGGAAGGGATTGATAAACTACGCTTTAGCCAAGGTCGAGGAGAAACTGGGAGAGGAGTTTGGGATGAAGCCCGGTGAGGAGATGAAGGCGGCCATAAACGCCGCTCAAACCCTTGGCGTTCCCCTCTACCTCATAGACGAGGACATCAACGTTATACTCTCAAAGATATCCGCCGCCCCGGGGAGGGAGAAGCTCCTCATGGCCCTGGAAGCCCTGGGAATATTCCTGCCAGTTAGGCTCGGCGAGCCCTCCGACCCAATGGCCGAGTACAGGGTCATGATGGTGCAGTTCAAGCGCCGCTATCCCTACCTCTACCGCGTTCTGGTCGAGGAGAGGAACGAGGTCATGGCGAGGAACCTCGTCTCCATAGTCGAGAACCTGAAGCTCCGGGGGGTTAAGAGGCCGAAGGTCATAGCCGTTGTTGGTCTCGGTCACAAGCCTGGAATTGAGCATCTTCTCGACAGGGCAAAGGAGCGGAGGTTCCTCTCACCCTACTGGACTGCGGGGGTGGTATGA
- a CDS encoding Lar family restriction alleviation protein: protein MERKHLVCPLCGGTDFKVEEGKIDSKWGFTAHKVKIVICKNCGYVMMFHKGRTIWDFD, encoded by the coding sequence ATGGAGAGAAAGCATCTGGTCTGCCCGCTCTGCGGCGGAACGGATTTTAAGGTTGAAGAGGGGAAGATAGACAGCAAATGGGGCTTTACGGCGCACAAGGTGAAGATAGTCATCTGCAAGAACTGCGGCTACGTTATGATGTTCCACAAGGGAAGAACCATCTGGGACTTCGACTGA
- a CDS encoding tetratricopeptide repeat protein, with translation MEEILKAIEEKDCKKVADLLYYRVDELGDEELKEVLEKAEKLALECRDFELYKLTVYYFSELLGIDKLSEFEKLVEEEDTFEIKFELADLYYLIGELEKSFDLHRSLLEEETAKGNKENVAKVYYSMALIHEELQEYEKAIELMEKAKDIYKELGKEEEILRIDIHRAYVVFEAGEAYEAKAMLAGLLPLVGDKKDLLVEIHLSFEEIFEEDENYEAALQECLYALIHARGSDYEDVAFGSLMDILWQLMLEDDFETVYLHMDMFARALPELSDFFEAMKAIALYKDGKIEAEEAGKAIEKVKDPRLLDLLEFLGEAEM, from the coding sequence ATGGAGGAGATTCTGAAGGCAATCGAGGAAAAGGACTGCAAAAAGGTCGCGGACCTTCTGTACTACAGGGTTGACGAGCTGGGCGACGAGGAACTTAAGGAGGTTCTCGAGAAGGCCGAAAAGCTCGCCCTGGAGTGTAGAGACTTCGAACTTTACAAGCTCACCGTTTACTACTTCAGCGAGCTCCTGGGGATTGACAAGCTGAGCGAGTTTGAGAAGCTGGTCGAAGAAGAGGACACATTTGAGATTAAGTTCGAACTGGCGGACCTGTACTACCTCATCGGGGAGCTTGAGAAGAGCTTCGACCTCCACCGCTCCCTCCTGGAGGAAGAGACCGCGAAGGGCAACAAAGAGAACGTGGCAAAGGTGTACTACAGCATGGCCCTCATCCATGAGGAGCTTCAGGAGTACGAGAAGGCCATTGAGCTGATGGAAAAAGCAAAGGATATCTACAAAGAGCTCGGAAAAGAGGAGGAGATCCTTAGAATAGACATACACAGGGCCTACGTAGTGTTCGAGGCGGGCGAGGCCTACGAGGCAAAGGCCATGCTTGCCGGACTGCTCCCGCTGGTGGGGGACAAGAAAGACCTCCTCGTGGAGATACACCTGAGCTTCGAGGAGATATTCGAGGAGGACGAGAACTACGAGGCAGCTTTGCAGGAGTGCCTGTACGCCCTCATCCACGCCCGGGGCTCGGACTACGAGGACGTGGCCTTCGGCTCGCTGATGGACATCCTCTGGCAGCTGATGCTCGAAGACGATTTCGAGACGGTTTACCTCCACATGGACATGTTCGCCAGGGCGCTCCCCGAGCTGAGCGACTTCTTTGAGGCAATGAAAGCAATAGCCCTGTACAAGGATGGAAAAATTGAGGCCGAGGAGGCAGGAAAGGCCATAGAAAAAGTCAAAGACCCACGCCTGCTCGACCTCCTGGAATTCCTCGGCGAGGCCGAGATGTGA
- a CDS encoding PKD domain-containing protein: protein MKRKTALFVILILAFLVFILPGPRVTAEESDLVDGYGGMVIADEEIIIGDRGDYFWAYENESGGFIGKFHTGYEKWDEVTACDVNGDGKAEIIQGDRSTDKIYIYTMEGTELGKHDVNFEAGDDLACDDLTGNGKAEIVHADRNNWIHIFDENFNLLNQFKVDDFADGDSIAVGDLDGDGKAEIVHADVSANIITVYDMNGNVMGSLPTEDYFELTSRDEIAIGDVNLDGLNELVVATQDSDDYQERGIHVFSFSKKGAQLEGRELATFVMPFQKGDRMAVGDVNTDGLDEIVWASQDGYVKVYNLGGDLLNGPKGLKTEFSYGAGLAVGDVNGDSIVVGPPRKGRMHVENLVIAVINAPPVDYDAINKTGVFYSEFTTEKTHATKFSVKSTHDIKMSLGMKAVMGNKKVAYAEVNLKVSMGFQLQREKGGGYEESITYEMTSDMGDGALYVTTDYDVYEFPIISPPELAVVNGEQQYILVTVPKGPPHVHFQNYKSDLHEIGDINTYPENLNELKNYEPGNLLDLFTMEVGQVGTSYERSVRELSWTKSKNTFNVGVSLGIGGGYTSPASSLDMKIEGSYGYERVTTHEVAVSNETSVKVVYKGGISDPSMWYNATGVIYLDSEDGHLVLDFLVPSKGEHYKTRSGSPIFINLGFFKINYQALILMNKPPECSISASPSSGKLPLEVSFALNLNDPENGSMRWEIDFGDGYSAEGNGTKVGHIYRDEGNYKATLTVYDPWNANGTCKASINVKPNEKPMALFSYSPAEIKAGNEVLFTDSSTDPDGSVAKWGWNFGDGTTSTDRNPRHTYTNPGSYTVMLTVEDENGLKGTYYKEIIVEPRNYPPTADFTFLPKEPKAGEEISFADKSYDRDGDIVGWSWDFGDGRTSSEAEPVHVYSSAGNYTVTLKVRDDGGEEDIRRITITVGAGESPSPTETTSTEAPTTTTPSETTSSTPSGETSSPETSPYSAQPSPTESGGTCGPGIFVILAALLALWRRR, encoded by the coding sequence ATGAAACGAAAAACCGCTTTGTTTGTTATTTTGATCCTGGCCTTTTTGGTATTCATCCTGCCGGGTCCCAGGGTCACCGCGGAGGAATCCGACCTCGTTGACGGTTACGGGGGCATGGTTATAGCCGATGAAGAGATTATCATCGGTGACCGTGGGGACTACTTCTGGGCATATGAAAATGAGAGCGGAGGTTTCATCGGGAAATTCCATACCGGGTATGAAAAATGGGATGAAGTAACGGCCTGTGATGTTAACGGCGATGGGAAGGCCGAGATAATCCAGGGCGACAGGAGCACGGACAAGATATACATCTACACGATGGAAGGGACCGAGCTGGGCAAGCACGACGTCAACTTCGAGGCCGGGGACGATTTGGCCTGCGACGACCTCACCGGCAACGGGAAGGCGGAGATTGTGCACGCAGACAGGAACAACTGGATACACATATTCGACGAGAACTTCAACCTCCTGAACCAGTTCAAGGTCGATGACTTCGCGGATGGCGATTCAATAGCCGTCGGCGACCTCGACGGCGACGGAAAGGCCGAGATAGTGCACGCCGACGTGAGTGCGAACATCATAACGGTCTATGACATGAACGGCAACGTCATGGGAAGCCTCCCAACGGAGGACTACTTCGAGCTGACGTCGAGGGACGAGATAGCGATTGGGGATGTCAACCTCGACGGACTGAACGAGCTGGTAGTGGCCACTCAGGATTCGGACGACTATCAGGAGAGGGGCATACACGTCTTCAGCTTCTCCAAGAAGGGTGCCCAGCTGGAGGGGAGAGAGTTAGCGACTTTCGTGATGCCCTTCCAGAAGGGAGACAGAATGGCCGTTGGGGACGTTAACACCGACGGGCTTGACGAGATAGTCTGGGCCTCTCAGGACGGCTACGTGAAGGTCTACAACCTCGGAGGTGACCTGCTGAACGGGCCGAAGGGTCTGAAAACGGAGTTCAGTTACGGAGCGGGCCTCGCAGTTGGCGACGTGAACGGCGACTCAATAGTCGTCGGACCACCAAGGAAGGGACGGATGCACGTTGAGAACCTCGTGATAGCCGTGATAAACGCTCCACCTGTTGACTACGACGCCATCAATAAGACAGGAGTGTTTTACTCGGAGTTCACAACCGAAAAAACGCATGCAACGAAATTTTCGGTGAAGTCCACCCACGATATCAAGATGAGCCTCGGAATGAAGGCTGTCATGGGCAACAAAAAGGTCGCCTACGCGGAGGTCAACCTGAAGGTGAGCATGGGGTTCCAGCTTCAGAGGGAGAAGGGCGGTGGCTACGAGGAAAGCATAACCTACGAGATGACCTCAGACATGGGCGACGGGGCACTCTACGTGACCACGGACTACGACGTCTACGAGTTCCCTATAATAAGCCCGCCGGAGCTTGCTGTTGTGAACGGCGAGCAGCAGTACATACTCGTCACGGTCCCCAAGGGACCGCCCCACGTCCACTTTCAGAACTACAAGTCTGATCTCCACGAGATTGGGGACATAAACACCTACCCTGAGAACCTCAACGAGTTGAAGAACTACGAGCCCGGAAACCTCCTTGACCTCTTCACGATGGAGGTCGGCCAGGTCGGGACTTCTTACGAGAGGTCCGTCAGGGAATTGAGCTGGACAAAAAGCAAGAACACATTCAACGTCGGCGTTTCCCTCGGCATCGGAGGGGGATATACATCACCCGCCTCAAGCCTCGACATGAAGATCGAGGGAAGCTACGGCTATGAGAGGGTAACGACCCATGAGGTGGCCGTTTCCAACGAGACCAGCGTCAAGGTAGTCTACAAAGGCGGGATAAGCGACCCGAGCATGTGGTACAATGCAACCGGCGTTATCTACCTCGACAGCGAGGACGGGCATTTGGTTCTCGACTTCCTCGTTCCAAGTAAGGGCGAGCACTACAAGACGAGGAGCGGAAGCCCGATATTCATAAACCTCGGCTTCTTCAAGATAAACTATCAGGCCCTAATCCTGATGAACAAACCTCCGGAATGCTCAATTTCCGCTTCTCCAAGCTCGGGAAAGCTTCCGCTTGAGGTAAGCTTTGCCCTGAACTTAAACGACCCTGAGAACGGCTCCATGAGGTGGGAGATTGACTTCGGTGACGGCTACTCCGCGGAGGGGAACGGCACAAAGGTGGGACACATCTACCGCGATGAAGGAAATTACAAAGCCACCCTGACCGTCTATGACCCCTGGAACGCCAACGGCACCTGCAAGGCATCGATAAACGTAAAACCGAACGAAAAGCCAATGGCGCTCTTCAGCTACTCACCCGCCGAAATCAAGGCCGGGAACGAGGTACTCTTTACCGACAGCTCCACGGACCCTGACGGAAGCGTTGCCAAGTGGGGCTGGAACTTTGGAGATGGAACGACATCAACCGACAGGAATCCCCGGCACACCTACACGAACCCCGGCTCATACACGGTTATGCTGACCGTTGAAGACGAGAACGGACTGAAGGGAACCTACTACAAAGAGATAATCGTGGAACCGCGGAACTATCCTCCGACGGCGGACTTTACGTTCCTGCCAAAGGAGCCGAAGGCAGGGGAGGAGATAAGCTTCGCGGACAAATCCTACGACAGGGATGGAGACATAGTGGGCTGGAGCTGGGACTTCGGGGACGGAAGAACATCAAGCGAGGCCGAGCCGGTCCATGTGTATTCAAGCGCCGGCAACTACACTGTGACCCTGAAGGTGAGGGACGACGGCGGAGAAGAGGACATCAGGAGAATCACCATCACGGTTGGAGCCGGGGAGAGCCCATCTCCAACCGAGACGACATCAACCGAAGCCCCAACTACCACCACACCATCCGAAACGACGTCGAGCACGCCGAGTGGGGAAACTAGTTCTCCAGAGACGAGCCCCTACAGTGCCCAACCGTCCCCGACCGAGTCTGGAGGCACGTGCGGACCGGGGATATTCGTCATTCTAGCTGCACTCCTGGCCCTTTGGAGGAGGCGCTAG
- a CDS encoding hydrogenase 3 maturation endopeptidase HyCI, with amino-acid sequence MELLELLRKANRVVVCGIGNEVRGDDAFGVLVAERLKELVESPNVLVLNCGEVPESYTGKITNFNPDLVVFVDAVDFGGEHGEVIAADPEGTLGEAVSTHSLPLKVLVGYLKTRLNAEFVLIGCQPAVLGLFQEPSEVIIERAKTLAESLAGALGGG; translated from the coding sequence ATGGAGCTCCTCGAACTCCTCAGGAAGGCCAACAGGGTCGTCGTCTGCGGAATAGGGAACGAGGTTAGGGGAGACGATGCATTCGGCGTCCTCGTCGCCGAGAGGCTGAAGGAACTGGTGGAAAGCCCAAACGTCCTCGTTCTGAACTGCGGAGAGGTTCCGGAGAGCTACACCGGAAAGATAACGAACTTCAATCCTGACCTGGTGGTCTTCGTTGATGCCGTTGACTTTGGGGGAGAGCACGGGGAGGTCATAGCCGCCGATCCGGAGGGAACCCTCGGCGAGGCCGTCTCGACCCACAGTCTGCCGCTCAAGGTTCTGGTGGGCTACCTGAAGACGCGCCTCAACGCGGAGTTCGTTCTCATTGGCTGCCAGCCGGCCGTTCTGGGCCTCTTCCAGGAGCCGAGCGAGGTAATAATCGAACGGGCGAAAACACTCGCAGAATCGCTGGCCGGGGCCCTTGGAGGTGGTTGA